Proteins encoded in a region of the Fundulus heteroclitus isolate FHET01 chromosome 2, MU-UCD_Fhet_4.1, whole genome shotgun sequence genome:
- the LOC105938463 gene encoding G-protein coupled receptor 22 translates to MHIFPCRQKESTMSNVTVTDNTEPISSAMSLSTPDPYPVSFQISLTGFLMLEILLGLSSNVTVLALYCMKSNLISSVSNIVTMNLHVLDVLICVCCIPLTIVVVLLSLERDMALVCCFHEACISFASVATAANVLAITLDRYDISVKPANRVLTMGRALALLALIWVLSFVSFLVPFIEVGFFAHDHAELNQTAAENGILGNECYTEPGLYYHLLAQIPIFFFTAIVMLITYSKILQALNIRIGTRFHASQKKKARRKKRPSMTVMSTQQEATDASQSSTTRNPTLGMRTSVSVIIALRRAVKRHRERRERQKRVFRMSLLIVSTFLLCWTPITVLNTVILSVGPSNLMFRLRLGFLVMAYGTTIFHPLLYAFTRQKFQKVLKSKMKKRVVSIIEADPTPNNAIIHNSWIDPKRNKKVTFEDKDARLKCLSSEVVE, encoded by the coding sequence ATGCATATTTTTCCCTGCCGTCAAAAAGAATCCACCATGAGCAACGTCACGGTCACCGACAACACTGAGCCCATCAGCAGCGCCATGAGTCTGTCGACCCCCGACCCATACCCTGTTAGCTTTCAGATATCCTTGACAGGTTTCCTGATGCTGGAAATCCTGCTAGGTCTGAGCTCCAACGTCACGGTGCTTGCCCTCTACTGTATGAAGTCAAACCTTATTAGCTCTGTCAGTAACATTGTCACCATGAACCTCCATGTCCTGGACGTACTGATCTGTGTGTGCTGTATCCCCCTAACAATTGTGGTAGTGCTTCTCTCCCTGGAAAGAGACATGGCCCTTGTCTGCTGTTTCCATGAAGCCTGTATCTCCTTTGCAAGTGTTGCCACTGCTGCTAACGTGCTTGCCATCACCCTTGATCGCTATGACATCTCTGTAAAACCAGCTAACAGGGTGCTGACCATGGGTCGTGCGCTGGCGCTGCTGGCTTTGATTTGGGTGCTGTCCTTTGTTAGTTTCCTTGTACCCTTTATCGAGGTGGGCTTCTTTGCTCACGACCACGCTGAGCTGaaccagacagcggcggagaaTGGGATCCTGGGCAACGAGTGCTACACTGAACCCGGCCTCTATTATCACTTGCTCGCTCAGATCCCCATTTTCTTCTTTACGGCCATTGTCATGCTCATCACCTACTCCAAGATCCTGCAGGCGCTCAACATTCGCATAGGCACGCGTTTTCACGCATCACAGAAGAAGAAGGCTCGCAGGAAAAAGCGTCCATCCATGACAGTCATGTCAACACAACAAGAGGCCACAGATGCATCCCAGAGCAGCACCACCCGCAATCCCACACTAGGCATGCGCACGTCTGTCTCCGTCATCATTGCCCTGCGCAGGGCTGTCAAGCGCCACAGGGAGAGGCGAGAACGCCAAAAGAGGGTTTTCAGGATGTCCCTGTTGATCGTGTCCACCTTCCTGTTGTGCTGGACGCCAATCACTGTTCTCAACACGGTCATCCTAAGTGTGGGCCCCAGTAACCTCATGTTTAGGTTGAGACTAGGCTTCCTGGTGATGGCTTATGGGACCACCATCTTTCACCCCCTGCTCTATGCCTTTACAAGGCAGAAGTTccaaaaagtcttaaaaagcaAGATGAAAAAGCGAGTGGTGTCAATAATCGAGGCTGATCCTACACCTAACAATGCAATCATTCACAACTCCTGGATCGATCCCAAGAGGAACAAAAAGGTGACGTTTGAGGACAAAGATGCGCGGTTGAAATGTCTTTCTTCTGAGGTCGTGGAATAA